DNA from Dietzia lutea:
GAGCGGGAGGGTCTCCTGGTCGACCTCCACCCGCCACCGACCCCCGAGTTCGCTCGTCAGGTCGTCGGAGAGGTCGTCCGCGATCGCCTCCGCGACCCTGCGGGGTACGCCGGGGTCGGCCATGAGGCCGACGATCGCGCAGGACTCGGAGTCGGACAATGTCTGCTCGTCCACCCCACCATCATGCGGTCTCGTCGTCGCCGTGCGGGGAAATCGGTTTCCGGCGACGCGGTCTCGAGGGGCGATACGGCACGTCGGCCCCCGTAGAAGGGCTTCCCCGCCCGGAGTTGCGGCCTCCGCGAGAGGATCACCAGCACGAGCCCCCGCACGCCAGCGCCAAGACCCCGCCCGCCGTGACAAGCGGATTTACGTCTTGCTTCGGGTGCGCTTGCCGGGTGGCCCAGACACATCCGAGGGCTGTTCAGCCACCGCGCCCACCAGTCCGGGTGATGCAGCTCAGGTCAGCGGTAGTTTTCGCTGCGATGTTGGACCTCGATAACAAGTACGACTAGTCGGCCGAACTGAATGTCGCAGACCAGGCGGTAGTCGCCCACGCGGTAGACCCAGAACCCGGCTCGGTTCGCCGTCAGCGGCTTGCCCATGTCGGTCGGGTCGGCGAGGGCCTCTACTTCTCTGAGCTTTTTGACGATCCGCTGGGCGGTGGGTTTGTCGAGCTTGCGTAACGCCTTGCGGGCGTCATCGTCTAGCTCAATCTGCCAGGTCAAGCTCTGCCTCTACTTCGTCCAGAGAGTAGGTCCGGCGGCGACCGGCCCGAATGTCGGCGACCTTCTCCTCCAGCTTGGCCTCCCATTCCAGCCGCTCGATGTTCTCTTCCAGTAGCGAGCGTAGATAGTGACTCTTCGGGCGCCCGGTTCCCTTCGCCACGCGGGCCAGTCGTTCTTCCAGGTCCTTCGGTAAGCGAACTGTTGTGGTCATATCCTGCACCTCCTGTGGTTCAGTGTAATACAGACGGTGCACTAGTGCAGTTCTCCGCAGCAGCGGGGCCGAGCGGCAGCTCGCCGCCGCCCACCGGTGGTACACCTCGCCCACGATGGACTGAGGCGCTGGAAATCAGGAAGCCGAGGCCCAAAAAGGTATTCGGCCGTCGTCAGGCGGTGGGGACCTGCCTCTGCGGGATCTCGGGCAGCAGTGCCACCACCACGTCGTAGACCTTCCAGTCGATTTCGAGGAGCCTCTCGCGGAGGTCGGCCAGGTCCTGCGCCGTCGGTTCGGCACGGGAGTGGGGCACCACGAAGACTTCCACATGGAAAACCTGCCCCTGGTCGCGGACGCGGCTGGCCGCCTGCGCGACCCAGTCAACGTCAGCCACGTGCCGCTCGACCTCTTCGATCAGGGGGTGCGGCTTCTCCTCATCGAATGTGCGGGCGCGCTTGTCCATGAGGCCACCGAGCGTCGCTCGTAGGTTCTTGACGCCGTCGGAGATGATGGACGTCGACACGGCGATCGCAGCTGCGGCGTCCGCCCACCACAATCCGTACCCGACGCCAAGGACGCCGATCATCGTGGCGACCGACGTCATCCAGTCG
Protein-coding regions in this window:
- a CDS encoding type II toxin-antitoxin system RelE family toxin gives rise to the protein MTWQIELDDDARKALRKLDKPTAQRIVKKLREVEALADPTDMGKPLTANRAGFWVYRVGDYRLVCDIQFGRLVVLVIEVQHRSENYR
- the relB gene encoding type II toxin-antitoxin system RelB family antitoxin, which produces MTTTVRLPKDLEERLARVAKGTGRPKSHYLRSLLEENIERLEWEAKLEEKVADIRAGRRRTYSLDEVEAELDLAD